One Vespa velutina chromosome 9, iVesVel2.1, whole genome shotgun sequence DNA segment encodes these proteins:
- the LOC124951893 gene encoding glutamine--fructose-6-phosphate aminotransferase [isomerizing] 2-like isoform X7 produces the protein MIDTHTHIYIYIHISLNYACHVTNQPGVGLHERRKAAERQSRLTDHRPHGRNAELPVIPRSESTSEFQPLEDKEVEYFFASDASAVIEHTNRVIFLEDDDVAAVKEGALSIHRLRRYLDDPHAREITTLKMEIQQIMKGNYQYFMQKEIFEQPESVVNTMRGRLNFQDNSVTLGGIKDYIPEIKRCRRLMLIGCGTSYHSAIATRQLLEELTELPVMVELASDFLDRNTPVFRDDVCFFISQSGETADTLMALRYCKGRGALIVGITNTVGSSICRESHCGVHINAGPEIGVASTKAYTSQFISLVMFALVMSEDRISLGARRQQIIEGLKNLDKLIREVLKLDDEVKELAKSLFQHKSLLIMGRGYNFATCMEGALKVKELTYMHSEGIMAGELKHGPLALVDDSMPVIMIVMRDPVYVKCMNALQQVTAREGKPIVICEEGDKETKSFAYKALEIPKTVDCLQGILTVIPMQLLSFHIAVLRGCNVDCPRNLAKSVTVE, from the exons ATGATTG acacacacacacatatatatatatatatacatatatcgttgaATTATGCCTGTCACGTTACGAACCAGCCTGGTGTTGGGCTtcatgaaagaaggaaagcagCAGAACGACAAAGTAGACTAACTG ATCATCGTCCTCATGGCCGCAATGCCGAGCTTCCTGTGATACCTCGAAGCGAGAGTACGTCCGAGTTTCAGCCTTTGGAAGACAAAGAGGTCGAGTACTTTTTTGCATCCGACGCCAGTGCCGTGATCGAGCACACCAATCGTGTCATCTTCCTTGAg GACGACGATGTGGCTGCCGTTAAAGAAGGAGCTCTCAGTATCCATCGACTCCGTCGTTACCTGGATGATCCTCATGCGAGAGAGATCACGACCCTTAAAATGGAGATTCAACAGATCATGAAGGGTAACTACCAATATTTCATGCAAAAGGAGATATTTGAACAGCCTGAATCGGTGGTGAACACGATGAGAGGTCGTTTGAATTTCCAAGACAACTCTGTAACATTAGGTGGCATCAag gaCTATATTCCCGAGATAAAGAGATGCAGACGATTGATGCTTATCGGTTGTGGCACGAGTTATCACTCTGCCATTGCGACGAGACAGCTACTCGAAGAATTAACCGAACTCCCTGTAATGGTTGAATTGGCCTCAGACTTTTTGGATAGAAATACTCCAGTTTTTCGGGACGACGTGTGCTTTTTTATCTCGCAATCGGGCGAAACCGCTGATACCTTGATGGCATTGAGATATTGCAAAGGTCGAGGAGCTTTGATCGTCGGTATCACGAATACCGTTGGCAGTAGTATTTGTCGAGAATCGCATTGCGGTGTACACATTAATGCTGGCCCTGAGATTGGTGTGGCCAGTACAAAAGCATACACTTCTCAGTTTATTTCGTTGGTAATGTTTGCATTGGTCATGAGCGAGGATAGAATCTCTCTCGGTGCGAGACGTCAGCAG atCATAGAGGGATTGAAGAATTTGGACAAGCTGATTCGGGAGGTTTTGAAATTGGACGACGAGGTGAAGGAATTGGCAAAGTCCTTGTTCCAACATAAGTCTCTTTTGATCATGGGTAGGGGATATAATTTTGCGACGTGTATGGAAGGTGCCTTG aaagtgaaagaattGACCTACATGCACAGCGAAGGAATTATGGCGGGTGAATTGAAGCACGGACCCTTGGCTCTGGTCGATGATTCGATGCCCGTAATCATGATCGTTATGAGAGACCCTGTGTACGTG aaatgcATGAATGCCCTACAACAAGTAACGGCGCGCGAAGGCAAGCCTATCGTCATTTGCGAGGAAGGAGACAAGGAAACGAAATCCTTTGCGTATAAGGCACTCGAAATACCAAAAACTGTCGATTGCCTACAGGGTATCCTTACTGTCATCCCTATGCAATTGTTATCTTTTCACATTGCCGTTTTACGTGGCTGCAACGTCGATTGTCCACGTAATTTGGCAAAATCCGTTACCGTCGAGTAA
- the LOC124951893 gene encoding glutamine--fructose-6-phosphate aminotransferase [isomerizing] 2-like isoform X2: MCGIFAYLNYLTPKSRKEILELLVGGLKRLEYRGYDSAGVALDSAGGKDISIIKKTGKVKALEEEIFHRTDVDFESKTDSHVGIAHTRWATHGVPSEVNSHPQRSDFEHSFVVVHNGIVTNYKEVKTLLEQRGYVFESETDTEVIAKLIHHLWIIHPGYSFRELVEQVVQQIEGAFALCFKSKHFPGECVATRRGSPLLVGIKTKTRLATDHVPILYGKDDPQPASKEGDTSSQDHRPHGRNAELPVIPRSESTSEFQPLEDKEVEYFFASDASAVIEHTNRVIFLEDDDVAAVKEGALSIHRLRRYLDDPHAREITTLKMEIQQIMKGNYQYFMQKEIFEQPESVVNTMRGRLNFQDNSVTLGGIKDYIPEIKRCRRLMLIGCGTSYHSAIATRQLLEELTELPVMVELASDFLDRNTPVFRDDVCFFISQSGETADTLMALRYCKGRGALIVGITNTVGSSICRESHCGVHINAGPEIGVASTKAYTSQFISLVMFALVMSEDRISLGARRQQIIEGLKNLDKLIREVLKLDDEVKELAKSLFQHKSLLIMGRGYNFATCMEGALKVKELTYMHSEGIMAGELKHGPLALVDDSMPVIMIVMRDPVYVKCMNALQQVTAREGKPIVICEEGDKETKSFAYKALEIPKTVDCLQGILTVIPMQLLSFHIAVLRGCNVDCPRNLAKSVTVE, translated from the exons GAATATTCGCTTACCTTAACTATCTAACGCCGAAAAGTAGGAAGGAGATTTTGGAGCTTCTCGTAGGTGGATTGAAAAGATTGGAATACCGTGGATATGATTCTGCag gCGTTGCCCTTGATTCAGCCGGGGGGAAAGATATTTCCATCATCAAAAAAACTGGAAAGGTCAAGGCACTGGAAGAGGAAATCTTTCACC GTACCGACGTTGATTTTGAATCTAAAACCGATAGTCACGTTGGCATTGCCCATACGCGTTGGGCTACTCACGGTGTACCATCCGAAGTGAATTCGCATCCTCAACGATCCGATTTCGAGCATAGCTTCGTCGTTGTTCACAATG GTATCGTGACGAATTACAAAGAAGTAAAGACCTTGTTAGAGCAAAGGGGATACGTTTTCGAGAGCGAAACCGATACCGAAGTGATTGCCAAATTAATTCATCATCTTTGGATCATTCATCCAGGATACTCTTTCCGTGAACTTGTAGAGCAAGTCGTACAACAAATC GAAGGGGCATTTGCATTGTGTTTCAAGAGCAAACATTTCCCAGGCGAGTGCGTAGCTACAAGAAGAGGCTCGCCTCTTCTCGTTGGTATCAAAACGAAAACAAGATTGGCCACCGATCACGTGCCCATTTTATATGGCAAAG ATGACCCACAACCCGCGAGCAAAG AAGGTGACACGTCGTCTCAAg ATCATCGTCCTCATGGCCGCAATGCCGAGCTTCCTGTGATACCTCGAAGCGAGAGTACGTCCGAGTTTCAGCCTTTGGAAGACAAAGAGGTCGAGTACTTTTTTGCATCCGACGCCAGTGCCGTGATCGAGCACACCAATCGTGTCATCTTCCTTGAg GACGACGATGTGGCTGCCGTTAAAGAAGGAGCTCTCAGTATCCATCGACTCCGTCGTTACCTGGATGATCCTCATGCGAGAGAGATCACGACCCTTAAAATGGAGATTCAACAGATCATGAAGGGTAACTACCAATATTTCATGCAAAAGGAGATATTTGAACAGCCTGAATCGGTGGTGAACACGATGAGAGGTCGTTTGAATTTCCAAGACAACTCTGTAACATTAGGTGGCATCAag gaCTATATTCCCGAGATAAAGAGATGCAGACGATTGATGCTTATCGGTTGTGGCACGAGTTATCACTCTGCCATTGCGACGAGACAGCTACTCGAAGAATTAACCGAACTCCCTGTAATGGTTGAATTGGCCTCAGACTTTTTGGATAGAAATACTCCAGTTTTTCGGGACGACGTGTGCTTTTTTATCTCGCAATCGGGCGAAACCGCTGATACCTTGATGGCATTGAGATATTGCAAAGGTCGAGGAGCTTTGATCGTCGGTATCACGAATACCGTTGGCAGTAGTATTTGTCGAGAATCGCATTGCGGTGTACACATTAATGCTGGCCCTGAGATTGGTGTGGCCAGTACAAAAGCATACACTTCTCAGTTTATTTCGTTGGTAATGTTTGCATTGGTCATGAGCGAGGATAGAATCTCTCTCGGTGCGAGACGTCAGCAG atCATAGAGGGATTGAAGAATTTGGACAAGCTGATTCGGGAGGTTTTGAAATTGGACGACGAGGTGAAGGAATTGGCAAAGTCCTTGTTCCAACATAAGTCTCTTTTGATCATGGGTAGGGGATATAATTTTGCGACGTGTATGGAAGGTGCCTTG aaagtgaaagaattGACCTACATGCACAGCGAAGGAATTATGGCGGGTGAATTGAAGCACGGACCCTTGGCTCTGGTCGATGATTCGATGCCCGTAATCATGATCGTTATGAGAGACCCTGTGTACGTG aaatgcATGAATGCCCTACAACAAGTAACGGCGCGCGAAGGCAAGCCTATCGTCATTTGCGAGGAAGGAGACAAGGAAACGAAATCCTTTGCGTATAAGGCACTCGAAATACCAAAAACTGTCGATTGCCTACAGGGTATCCTTACTGTCATCCCTATGCAATTGTTATCTTTTCACATTGCCGTTTTACGTGGCTGCAACGTCGATTGTCCACGTAATTTGGCAAAATCCGTTACCGTCGAGTAA
- the LOC124951893 gene encoding glutamine--fructose-6-phosphate aminotransferase [isomerizing] 2-like isoform X8, translating into MRYIILLDTHTHIYIYIHISLNYACHVTNQPGVGLHERRKAAERQSRLTDHRPHGRNAELPVIPRSESTSEFQPLEDKEVEYFFASDASAVIEHTNRVIFLEDDDVAAVKEGALSIHRLRRYLDDPHAREITTLKMEIQQIMKGNYQYFMQKEIFEQPESVVNTMRGRLNFQDNSVTLGGIKDYIPEIKRCRRLMLIGCGTSYHSAIATRQLLEELTELPVMVELASDFLDRNTPVFRDDVCFFISQSGETADTLMALRYCKGRGALIVGITNTVGSSICRESHCGVHINAGPEIGVASTKAYTSQFISLVMFALVMSEDRISLGARRQQIIEGLKNLDKLIREVLKLDDEVKELAKSLFQHKSLLIMGRGYNFATCMEGALKVKELTYMHSEGIMAGELKHGPLALVDDSMPVIMIVMRDPVYVKCMNALQQVTAREGKPIVICEEGDKETKSFAYKALEIPKTVDCLQGILTVIPMQLLSFHIAVLRGCNVDCPRNLAKSVTVE; encoded by the exons AtgcgatatattatattattagacacacacacacatatatatatatatatacatatatcgttgaATTATGCCTGTCACGTTACGAACCAGCCTGGTGTTGGGCTtcatgaaagaaggaaagcagCAGAACGACAAAGTAGACTAACTG ATCATCGTCCTCATGGCCGCAATGCCGAGCTTCCTGTGATACCTCGAAGCGAGAGTACGTCCGAGTTTCAGCCTTTGGAAGACAAAGAGGTCGAGTACTTTTTTGCATCCGACGCCAGTGCCGTGATCGAGCACACCAATCGTGTCATCTTCCTTGAg GACGACGATGTGGCTGCCGTTAAAGAAGGAGCTCTCAGTATCCATCGACTCCGTCGTTACCTGGATGATCCTCATGCGAGAGAGATCACGACCCTTAAAATGGAGATTCAACAGATCATGAAGGGTAACTACCAATATTTCATGCAAAAGGAGATATTTGAACAGCCTGAATCGGTGGTGAACACGATGAGAGGTCGTTTGAATTTCCAAGACAACTCTGTAACATTAGGTGGCATCAag gaCTATATTCCCGAGATAAAGAGATGCAGACGATTGATGCTTATCGGTTGTGGCACGAGTTATCACTCTGCCATTGCGACGAGACAGCTACTCGAAGAATTAACCGAACTCCCTGTAATGGTTGAATTGGCCTCAGACTTTTTGGATAGAAATACTCCAGTTTTTCGGGACGACGTGTGCTTTTTTATCTCGCAATCGGGCGAAACCGCTGATACCTTGATGGCATTGAGATATTGCAAAGGTCGAGGAGCTTTGATCGTCGGTATCACGAATACCGTTGGCAGTAGTATTTGTCGAGAATCGCATTGCGGTGTACACATTAATGCTGGCCCTGAGATTGGTGTGGCCAGTACAAAAGCATACACTTCTCAGTTTATTTCGTTGGTAATGTTTGCATTGGTCATGAGCGAGGATAGAATCTCTCTCGGTGCGAGACGTCAGCAG atCATAGAGGGATTGAAGAATTTGGACAAGCTGATTCGGGAGGTTTTGAAATTGGACGACGAGGTGAAGGAATTGGCAAAGTCCTTGTTCCAACATAAGTCTCTTTTGATCATGGGTAGGGGATATAATTTTGCGACGTGTATGGAAGGTGCCTTG aaagtgaaagaattGACCTACATGCACAGCGAAGGAATTATGGCGGGTGAATTGAAGCACGGACCCTTGGCTCTGGTCGATGATTCGATGCCCGTAATCATGATCGTTATGAGAGACCCTGTGTACGTG aaatgcATGAATGCCCTACAACAAGTAACGGCGCGCGAAGGCAAGCCTATCGTCATTTGCGAGGAAGGAGACAAGGAAACGAAATCCTTTGCGTATAAGGCACTCGAAATACCAAAAACTGTCGATTGCCTACAGGGTATCCTTACTGTCATCCCTATGCAATTGTTATCTTTTCACATTGCCGTTTTACGTGGCTGCAACGTCGATTGTCCACGTAATTTGGCAAAATCCGTTACCGTCGAGTAA
- the LOC124951893 gene encoding glutamine--fructose-6-phosphate aminotransferase [isomerizing] 2-like isoform X9, whose protein sequence is MIVSWLNDVKRKVVMIDHRPHGRNAELPVIPRSESTSEFQPLEDKEVEYFFASDASAVIEHTNRVIFLEDDDVAAVKEGALSIHRLRRYLDDPHAREITTLKMEIQQIMKGNYQYFMQKEIFEQPESVVNTMRGRLNFQDNSVTLGGIKDYIPEIKRCRRLMLIGCGTSYHSAIATRQLLEELTELPVMVELASDFLDRNTPVFRDDVCFFISQSGETADTLMALRYCKGRGALIVGITNTVGSSICRESHCGVHINAGPEIGVASTKAYTSQFISLVMFALVMSEDRISLGARRQQIIEGLKNLDKLIREVLKLDDEVKELAKSLFQHKSLLIMGRGYNFATCMEGALKVKELTYMHSEGIMAGELKHGPLALVDDSMPVIMIVMRDPVYVKCMNALQQVTAREGKPIVICEEGDKETKSFAYKALEIPKTVDCLQGILTVIPMQLLSFHIAVLRGCNVDCPRNLAKSVTVE, encoded by the exons ATGATTGTTTCATGGCTAAATGATGTTAAAAGGAAAGTAGTCATGATTG ATCATCGTCCTCATGGCCGCAATGCCGAGCTTCCTGTGATACCTCGAAGCGAGAGTACGTCCGAGTTTCAGCCTTTGGAAGACAAAGAGGTCGAGTACTTTTTTGCATCCGACGCCAGTGCCGTGATCGAGCACACCAATCGTGTCATCTTCCTTGAg GACGACGATGTGGCTGCCGTTAAAGAAGGAGCTCTCAGTATCCATCGACTCCGTCGTTACCTGGATGATCCTCATGCGAGAGAGATCACGACCCTTAAAATGGAGATTCAACAGATCATGAAGGGTAACTACCAATATTTCATGCAAAAGGAGATATTTGAACAGCCTGAATCGGTGGTGAACACGATGAGAGGTCGTTTGAATTTCCAAGACAACTCTGTAACATTAGGTGGCATCAag gaCTATATTCCCGAGATAAAGAGATGCAGACGATTGATGCTTATCGGTTGTGGCACGAGTTATCACTCTGCCATTGCGACGAGACAGCTACTCGAAGAATTAACCGAACTCCCTGTAATGGTTGAATTGGCCTCAGACTTTTTGGATAGAAATACTCCAGTTTTTCGGGACGACGTGTGCTTTTTTATCTCGCAATCGGGCGAAACCGCTGATACCTTGATGGCATTGAGATATTGCAAAGGTCGAGGAGCTTTGATCGTCGGTATCACGAATACCGTTGGCAGTAGTATTTGTCGAGAATCGCATTGCGGTGTACACATTAATGCTGGCCCTGAGATTGGTGTGGCCAGTACAAAAGCATACACTTCTCAGTTTATTTCGTTGGTAATGTTTGCATTGGTCATGAGCGAGGATAGAATCTCTCTCGGTGCGAGACGTCAGCAG atCATAGAGGGATTGAAGAATTTGGACAAGCTGATTCGGGAGGTTTTGAAATTGGACGACGAGGTGAAGGAATTGGCAAAGTCCTTGTTCCAACATAAGTCTCTTTTGATCATGGGTAGGGGATATAATTTTGCGACGTGTATGGAAGGTGCCTTG aaagtgaaagaattGACCTACATGCACAGCGAAGGAATTATGGCGGGTGAATTGAAGCACGGACCCTTGGCTCTGGTCGATGATTCGATGCCCGTAATCATGATCGTTATGAGAGACCCTGTGTACGTG aaatgcATGAATGCCCTACAACAAGTAACGGCGCGCGAAGGCAAGCCTATCGTCATTTGCGAGGAAGGAGACAAGGAAACGAAATCCTTTGCGTATAAGGCACTCGAAATACCAAAAACTGTCGATTGCCTACAGGGTATCCTTACTGTCATCCCTATGCAATTGTTATCTTTTCACATTGCCGTTTTACGTGGCTGCAACGTCGATTGTCCACGTAATTTGGCAAAATCCGTTACCGTCGAGTAA